A DNA window from Onthophagus taurus isolate NC chromosome 1, IU_Otau_3.0, whole genome shotgun sequence contains the following coding sequences:
- the LOC111420544 gene encoding uncharacterized protein, protein MYYIKNLFSVVLFIATIQAAYSLSCYLCIGPANGGCATGNLKDLVKQKCNAGHLSNLPDLRHVALGNEIDVPVKASCVQLIATDPKTNVTAYQRGCAFVPQKWKVCKFVEKFIRVQNCTECQSDNCNNKSLMEHEF, encoded by the exons ATGTACTATATCAAGAATTTATTCTCTGTTGTTCTTTTTATAGCAACTATTCAAGCTG CATATTCTTTGAGTTGTTATTTGTGTATTGGCCCAGCAAATGGTGGATGTGCTACCGGAAATCTAAAAGATTtagttaaacaaaaatgtaatgcCGGACATTTATCAAATCTTCCCGACTTAAGACATGTGGCTTTAGGAAATGAAATTGATGTACCAGTTAAAGCTTCTTGTGTTCAATTAATTGCTACTGATCCaa AAACAAATGTAACAGCTTACCAAAGAGGTTGCGCTTTTGTACCTCAGAAATGGAAAGTTTGTAAATTCGTAGAAAAGTTTATTCGTGTTCAAAATTGCACCGAATGCCAAAGTGATAATTGCAATAACAAGTCGTTGATGGAACATGAGTTTTGA
- the LOC111420487 gene encoding uncharacterized protein, with protein sequence MKVLLVSCFLMITITTGSALKCWMCMGSMESDCFRGEQVSMTIQDCDLNGAKNAPLPEKDAQVATVQKCVDFVSIISGTEVLTRGCGWIYENVDICKYMDSVTSLVNCKSCDENLCNAYPLIN encoded by the exons ATGAAAGTTCTTTTAGTAAGTTGTTTTTTGATGATCACCATCACAACAG GTAGTGCATTAAAATGTTGGATGTGTATGGGATCTATGGAAAGTGATTGCTTCCGCGGTGAACAAGTTTCAATGACAATTCAAGATTGTGATTTGAATGGCGCCAAAAACGCACCTTTACCGGAAAAAGATGCCCAGGTCGCTACAGTTCAAAAATGCGTCGATTTTGTCAgcataa ttTCTGGAACTGAAGTATTAACCAGAGGATGTGGATGGATCTACGAAAACGTTGATATTTGCAAATATATGGATTCTGTTACGAGCTTGGTAAATTGCAAATCTTGCGACGAAAACTTATGTAATGCATAtccgttaattaattaa
- the LOC111420518 gene encoding uncharacterized protein, with translation MYYIKNLFCVVLLLATIHAAYSLSCYLCIGPANGGCANGNLKDLVKQKCNGGHLSNLPDLRHVAMGNEIDIPVKASCVQLIATDRKTNLTAYQRGCAFVPQKWKVCKFVEKFVRVKNCTECQSDYCNKKSLLEDEF, from the exons ATGTACtatattaagaatttattCTGTGTTGTTCTTCTTCTAGCAACTATTCATGCTG CATATTCTTTGAGTTGTTATTTGTGTATTGGTCCAGCAAATGGTGGATGTGCTAACGGAAATCTAAAAGATTtagttaaacaaaaatgtaatggAGGACATTTATCAAATCTTCCCGACTTAAGACATGTGGCTATGGGAAATGAAATTGATATACCAGTTAAAGCTTCTTGTGTTCAATTAATTGCTACTGATCgaa AAACTAATTTAACAGCTTACCAAAGAGGTTGCGCTTTTGTACCGCAGAAATGGAAAGTTTGCAAATTCGTAGAAAAGTTTGTTCGTGTTAAAAATTGCACCGAATGCCAAAGTGATTATTGCAATAAGAAGTCGTTACTGGAAGATGAGTTTTGA
- the LOC111420476 gene encoding uncharacterized protein, whose product MKLVLLSCLLMITITTGSALKCWLCMGSMESDCFRGEQVSMTIQDCDLNGAKIVPLPEKDARVATVQKCVDFVSIISGTEVLTRGCGWIYENVDICEYMDPLTSLVNCKSCDEDLCNAYPLIN is encoded by the exons atgaaacttgTTTTATTAAGTTGTTTATTGATGATCACCATCACAACag gTAGTGCATTAAAATGTTGGTTGTGTATGGGATCTATGGAAAGTGATTGTTTCCGCGGTGAACAAGTTTCAATGACAATTCAAGATTGTGATTTGAACGGCGCCAAAATCGTACCTTTACCAGAAAAAGATGCCCGGGTCGCTACAGTTCAAAAATGCGTCGATTTTGTCAGCATAA ttTCTGGAACTGAAGTATTAACCAGAGGATGTGGATGGATCTACGAAAACGTTGATATTTGCGAATATATGGATCCCCTTACAAGCTTGGTAAATTGCAAATCTTGCGATGAAGACTTATGTAATGCATAtccgttaattaattaa
- the LOC111420548 gene encoding uncharacterized protein, which translates to MKIVLSVFSLILFSLNFGFALKCWLCVGSLESDCLLGKERAMVVQECGAALRNVTTAKSPLNIKRDSDDDDSEIIVTSCVSFIIEQYGSKMIERSCSFSYEGVDVCDYISEIENVLMCDSCNEDKCNLRTNIQTVNVKIISDE; encoded by the exons atgaaaatcgtTCTTTCTGTGTTCTCtctcattttgttttctttaaacttCG gTTTTGCCTTAAAATGTTGGTTGTGCGTGGGATCTTTGGAGAGTGATTGTCTATTGGGGAAAGAACGTGCTATGGTCGTTCAAGAATGCGGAGCTGCTTTAAGAAATGTTACAACGGCTAAAAGCCCTTTAAACATAAAACGAGATTCTGATGATGATGATTCGGAGATAATTGTAACTTCATGTGTAAGCTTTATTATAGAAC AATATGGTTCGAAAATGATTGAAAGAAGTTGCTCGTTTTCTTATGAAGGAGTCGATGTTTGCGATTATATCTccgaaattgaaaatgttttaatgtgtGATTCTTGTAATGAAGATAAATGTAATTTAAGAACAAATATACAAACTGTAAATGTGAAAATAATCTCAGATGAGTAA